DNA from Luteolibacter yonseiensis:
CCAGTTGTCGTGCGCGCTGGCGACCGCCGCGCCGCAAATTCCACCGACGAGGGCGTGGGTGGAGCTGGACGGGAGCCCGAACCACCAGGTGATCAGGTTCCACACGATCCCTCCGAGGAGCGCGCAGACGATGACCAGCGGGGAAATGAATTGGGAATCCACCAGCCCGGATGACACCGTTTTCGCGACGGCGTGACCGGCAAGCGCACCGATGAGGTTGGTGGCGGCGGCCATGAGGATCGCCTGCCGGGGGGTCATCACCTTGGTGCCGACGACGGTGGCGATGGAGTTCGCCGTATCATGGAAGCCATTGATGTACTCGAAGGCGAGGGCGATGAAGATCACCAGGAAAATGATGCCAAGCGTCATGCTAGTGGGAGGCTCAGGAGTTCTTCAGGACGATCTGGGAGACCACGTTGCCGGCGTCGCGGCAGCGGTCGATGACTTTTTCCAGCAGGTCGTAGAGGTCCCGCTTCGCCATGGCCTCGATCGGGTCCATGGAGCCGGAGTAGATTTCCTTCAGGTAGCCGACGACAAGTTGGTCGGCACGGCCTTCCAGCTCCTGCATCTTGTCGTTTTCCGCCTTGATGTCCTCCAGGCGCGGGCTTTTCGAGAGCATGTCCACCATGCGGACGACCACGAGCGCGGCTTCCTGGGCGATTGCCATCTGTGGAGCGAAATCCTTCGCCTTCACCAGGTGGTGCATGATTTCGTAGCGTTCGCCGAATTTCTCCACCGTTTTAGGAATGCGGTAGAGGGCCTTCGACAGGGCCTCGATGTCCTCGCGGTCCAGCGCGGTGACGAAGACCTTCACGAGTTCCTCGCTGATGATTTCCGCCGTTTTTTTCTCGTTGCGGCGTGCCACCGCGAGGTCAGCGAGGGAGATGTCCCCGTTCGATTCCTGCAGGAGGCGGGCGAGCGCTTCGATGCTCTGGTGCGCCGATTTTGCACTGCTGGCAAGGAGTTCAAAGAACCGGTCCGATTTTCCAAATAGCTTTGCGAGTGAGATCACGGGAAGAATGTGACGATTTCGTCACGTGCCGACAAGCTGAGTTTTTGCGTTCGTCAAGCAGAACCATTTCGCTTGCCACCCTAACGGCCAAGCCCCACAAAAGACCCCCGCCCACTCCTGGGGCTGCGCAAAATTCTGTTGCTCCGCCCGGGATGGCGGGCCAACCCCTTAACCGCCGCTCCTATGGAAAGCATCTCATCCCGTATTGCCAAAGTTTCCCCATCCCTCACGCTTGCCGTCACCGCACAGGCTAAAGCGATGATCGCCAAGGGCGAAGAAGTTTATGCGCTCGCCGGTGGTGAGCCGGAAGTGGACACCCCGCAGTTCATCAAGGACGCCGCCATCGAGGCGCTCCAGTCCGGAAAGACCAAGTACACCCCGGCCGGCGGCATCCCGGAACTCCGCGCCGCGCTTTCGAAGAAGTTCAAGGAGGACAACAACCTGGACTACGCGCCCAACCAGATCTGTGTCACCGGTGGTGCGAAAATGGCCTGTTACAACGCCATCCTCGCCGTGATCGAGGAAGGTGACGAAGTCATCATCCCCTCGCCATTCTGGGTTTCCTATCCGGAGATGGTGA
Protein-coding regions in this window:
- a CDS encoding DUF47 domain-containing protein, with product MISLAKLFGKSDRFFELLASSAKSAHQSIEALARLLQESNGDISLADLAVARRNEKKTAEIISEELVKVFVTALDREDIEALSKALYRIPKTVEKFGERYEIMHHLVKAKDFAPQMAIAQEAALVVVRMVDMLSKSPRLEDIKAENDKMQELEGRADQLVVGYLKEIYSGSMDPIEAMAKRDLYDLLEKVIDRCRDAGNVVSQIVLKNS